The following coding sequences lie in one Actinomycetota bacterium genomic window:
- a CDS encoding histidinol-phosphatase HisJ family protein, whose amino-acid sequence MKMDCHIHTARCGHGQGTVADYVLAARVGGVGVLAFTEHLPLPDDFPRARDYSMSAEEIPAYADEVRTAARDAEDVQVLLGFEVDWMPSQVALLEQVLEAFRVDVVLGSVHMIDGWAFDDPDLLDSWEGRDVNAVWERYFADISAAARSGVFDVIAHPDLVKKFCHVPAVAPVALYEQAAEAFAAGGVAVEVSSAGMRKPCAEIYPAKEFLEACFRCGVPVTIGSDAHQPLEVGHGFEAVRDVLLSVGYRGAVYFEGRRMREVAL is encoded by the coding sequence ATGAAGATGGACTGCCACATCCACACCGCCCGCTGCGGGCACGGACAGGGGACTGTCGCCGACTACGTGCTCGCCGCCCGTGTGGGGGGAGTGGGCGTTCTCGCGTTCACCGAACACCTACCGCTCCCCGACGACTTCCCGCGGGCGCGTGACTACTCGATGTCTGCCGAGGAGATCCCCGCCTACGCTGACGAAGTCCGCACGGCCGCGCGCGACGCCGAAGACGTCCAGGTGCTGCTCGGCTTCGAGGTCGACTGGATGCCGTCCCAGGTCGCCCTGCTCGAGCAAGTACTCGAGGCGTTTCGCGTAGACGTTGTTCTTGGATCCGTTCACATGATCGACGGGTGGGCGTTCGACGATCCAGACCTCCTTGACAGCTGGGAGGGTCGTGATGTGAACGCTGTCTGGGAGCGCTACTTCGCCGACATCTCGGCAGCCGCTCGAAGCGGTGTCTTCGACGTCATCGCTCACCCCGATCTCGTCAAGAAGTTCTGTCACGTGCCCGCGGTCGCACCGGTCGCCCTGTACGAACAGGCGGCCGAGGCTTTCGCGGCAGGCGGCGTCGCAGTCGAGGTCTCCTCGGCAGGTATGCGCAAGCCGTGCGCCGAGATATACCCAGCCAAGGAGTTCCTCGAGGCGTGCTTCAGGTGTGGCGTGCCGGTGACCATCGGATCGGACGCTCACCAGCCGCTCGAGGTCGGACACGGCTTCGAGGCTGTGCGAGATGTGCTGCTGTCGGTCGGATACCGCGGCGCGGTGTACTTCGAGGGTCGCCGGATGAGGGAGGTCGCGCTATGA
- the queD gene encoding 6-carboxytetrahydropterin synthase QueD — MYELMVRAHFDAAHALRGYPGECKNLHGHTWDVEATVAGESLDEIEIVYDFKMLKEDLAAVLAPFDHAYLNDVAPFDQLSPTAENLARVVFEALEAKVGRQVAVKEVAVWESPVARIVYRR, encoded by the coding sequence GTGTATGAGCTGATGGTTCGCGCCCACTTCGACGCCGCGCATGCGCTGAGGGGCTACCCCGGAGAGTGCAAGAACCTCCATGGGCACACCTGGGACGTTGAAGCCACGGTCGCAGGCGAGAGTCTCGACGAAATCGAGATCGTCTACGACTTCAAGATGCTGAAGGAAGACCTCGCCGCAGTACTAGCTCCGTTCGATCATGCGTATCTGAACGACGTCGCGCCTTTCGATCAACTGTCGCCGACAGCCGAGAATCTCGCGCGCGTGGTGTTCGAGGCACTGGAAGCGAAGGTTGGCCGCCAAGTCGCGGTGAAGGAAGTCGCGGTCTGGGAGTCACCCGTGGCGCGCATCGTGTACCGGCGCTAG
- the nifU gene encoding Fe-S cluster assembly scaffold protein NifU — translation MYSDKVMDHFNNPRNVGVIEDADGIGEVGNPVCGDIMKISIKVDDDRVSDVKFQTLGCGAAIATSSIVTEMARGMNLEEAVAISKRQVADELGGLPSAKMHCSVLATDGLKAAVDDYLVKNGREPISGGLAHDDPNFDPHAIEHDEACEVPEE, via the coding sequence AGCGACAAGGTGATGGACCACTTCAACAACCCGCGCAACGTGGGCGTGATCGAGGACGCCGACGGAATCGGGGAGGTGGGTAATCCGGTTTGCGGCGACATCATGAAGATCTCCATCAAGGTGGACGACGACCGGGTTTCCGATGTGAAGTTTCAGACGCTCGGCTGCGGTGCAGCTATCGCGACAAGTTCCATCGTGACCGAGATGGCCCGCGGGATGAACCTCGAGGAGGCCGTCGCCATCTCCAAGAGGCAGGTCGCCGACGAGCTCGGCGGGCTTCCGTCGGCCAAGATGCACTGCTCGGTGCTTGCGACCGACGGGCTCAAGGCCGCAGTCGACGACTATCTCGTGAAGAACGGACGCGAACCCATCTCCGGCGGGCTTGCGCACGATGACCCGAACTTCGATCCGCACGCCATCGAGCACGACGAGGCCTGCGAAGTCCCTGAGGAGTAG
- a CDS encoding C4-type zinc ribbon domain-containing protein — protein sequence MDQPGILLKIQEIDLEIVREERKLDEMPEKRAILELRKKTREVQILHAKAGQLVGRLERAAAKNGDEISGVDDKISSEQKKIMSGEVTNPKELQNLSRELDALKRRKDKLEMEALALMERQEKATGQIAKVEQALEQLGQREATLVEEFTAKGGEIQTLVARLREERATLMKAIDAELYRRYEVLKEAKSGIGVGLLVGASCTACHMELPAERLEELHAGPEVAICPACRRLLVVRGEESTE from the coding sequence ATGGATCAACCGGGCATTCTGCTCAAGATTCAGGAGATAGATCTCGAGATCGTCCGTGAAGAGCGCAAGCTCGACGAGATGCCCGAGAAGCGCGCGATTCTTGAACTTCGGAAGAAGACGCGAGAGGTCCAGATACTCCACGCCAAGGCCGGTCAGCTCGTGGGTCGTCTCGAGCGCGCCGCTGCCAAGAACGGGGATGAGATCTCCGGGGTCGACGACAAGATCTCCTCGGAGCAGAAGAAGATCATGTCGGGCGAGGTCACAAATCCCAAGGAACTTCAGAACCTCTCCCGAGAACTCGATGCGCTCAAGAGGCGTAAGGACAAGCTGGAGATGGAGGCGCTCGCGCTTATGGAGCGCCAGGAGAAGGCCACAGGTCAGATAGCCAAGGTCGAGCAGGCTCTAGAGCAACTCGGTCAGCGCGAGGCGACGCTTGTAGAGGAGTTCACTGCCAAGGGCGGCGAGATCCAGACCCTGGTAGCGCGCCTGCGCGAGGAGCGGGCAACGCTCATGAAGGCCATCGATGCGGAGTTGTACCGCAGGTACGAGGTGCTCAAGGAAGCGAAGTCGGGAATCGGCGTCGGACTCCTTGTTGGGGCTTCGTGCACAGCTTGCCACATGGAGCTGCCCGCTGAGCGCCTCGAGGAGCTTCACGCCGGTCCCGAGGTCGCGATCTGCCCCGCTTGTCGTAGGCTGCTTGTCGTGCGCGGTGAGGAGAGCACGGAGTGA
- a CDS encoding Nif3-like dinuclear metal center hexameric protein, translating into MSGPVRVADVVAAIEDAMPAQWAEPWDNVGLVCGDGAAAVSGVLVTLDATEAAVDRAREAGANLLVTHHPPYLESARRLVAGQGMDAAVASLSTGVSIISAHTNLDRAPAGARVLADALSLVDAEPLERSTQTMSLVTVYVPADARTAVFAAMREAGGGRIGLYEGCAFSLAGTGTFVPRVGSAPHVGTSGQQVESAEDRLEVVVAPAAEGAVMAAAVAAHPYEEPVVVASEVRIARGAARMGRVGSLSSPATLRSFAERVRDVFDCRPRVWGDPDSPVGRVATATGSGRSLIGDAIAARADVLLAGEVRYHDALNAVAAGLAVVEAGHDVTEWPLIPVLAAAVRATPGLDGTLVQEEGARCGWWVP; encoded by the coding sequence ATGAGCGGACCGGTGCGGGTCGCGGACGTTGTCGCCGCGATCGAGGATGCGATGCCCGCGCAATGGGCGGAACCGTGGGACAACGTGGGCCTCGTTTGCGGCGATGGTGCAGCGGCCGTCTCCGGCGTGCTGGTGACGCTCGACGCGACCGAGGCGGCGGTCGACCGCGCACGCGAAGCGGGAGCAAACCTCCTGGTCACGCACCATCCTCCGTACCTCGAATCGGCGCGGCGGCTTGTCGCGGGCCAGGGTATGGATGCCGCAGTTGCTTCGCTGTCGACCGGTGTGAGCATCATCTCCGCGCACACGAATCTGGATCGCGCGCCCGCAGGCGCGCGCGTGCTCGCTGACGCCCTCTCGCTGGTCGATGCGGAGCCCCTGGAACGTTCCACGCAGACGATGTCGCTGGTGACCGTCTACGTCCCGGCCGACGCAAGAACGGCTGTGTTCGCGGCCATGCGCGAAGCGGGTGGTGGACGCATCGGCCTCTATGAGGGATGCGCGTTCTCCTTGGCAGGTACCGGGACGTTCGTCCCGCGGGTCGGAAGCGCGCCGCATGTCGGCACGAGTGGCCAGCAGGTCGAGTCTGCCGAGGACCGCCTTGAGGTTGTTGTGGCGCCGGCCGCCGAGGGTGCGGTCATGGCGGCCGCGGTGGCCGCACATCCGTATGAGGAGCCGGTCGTAGTCGCATCCGAGGTGAGGATCGCCCGGGGCGCAGCACGGATGGGGAGGGTCGGGTCGCTTTCGTCGCCGGCGACGCTGCGCTCGTTCGCCGAGCGGGTGCGCGACGTGTTCGACTGCAGGCCGCGGGTCTGGGGCGATCCGGACTCACCCGTCGGTCGAGTGGCGACCGCCACAGGGTCCGGTCGCTCGCTCATCGGCGATGCGATTGCGGCGCGCGCGGACGTACTGCTAGCCGGTGAGGTGCGGTACCATGATGCCCTGAACGCTGTCGCCGCAGGCTTGGCGGTGGTGGAAGCCGGTCACGATGTGACGGAATGGCCTTTGATACCGGTCCTGGCGGCCGCCGTGAGGGCGACGCCGGGACTTGACGGGACTCTCGTACAGGAAGAGGGCGCCCGCTGCGGATGGTGGGTACCCTGA
- a CDS encoding metal-dependent transcriptional regulator → MPSATIEEYLEAIYKLSERGTVRPTPIAEALGVSGPTVTATLKRLESQGLVLRDDGDVVLTDEGRDIALDIVRKHRLAERFLVDVLGLSWDEAHEDACRLEHAFSPRVLTALEAYLENPEVCPHGHPIPTSEHEVAPVDGTPLCELGAGSEVRIVQVAEDDEAMLAYLGSMGMFPGTTVCVREVAPFKGPLLVDVGGSSYALGREVADRILVQSIGVK, encoded by the coding sequence ATGCCTAGCGCGACCATCGAGGAGTACCTTGAGGCCATCTACAAGCTCTCCGAGCGCGGGACTGTGCGTCCCACACCGATCGCGGAGGCGCTAGGGGTTTCAGGACCGACGGTGACGGCGACTCTCAAGCGCCTCGAGTCGCAAGGACTCGTGCTGCGAGACGATGGCGACGTCGTTCTCACCGACGAGGGTCGCGACATCGCACTCGATATCGTCCGGAAGCACCGTTTGGCCGAGCGCTTCCTGGTGGACGTCCTTGGCTTGTCGTGGGACGAAGCGCACGAGGATGCCTGTCGGCTGGAGCACGCGTTCTCGCCGCGGGTGTTGACTGCTTTGGAGGCGTACCTTGAGAACCCGGAGGTCTGCCCCCATGGACACCCGATTCCGACGTCCGAACACGAAGTAGCGCCTGTGGATGGAACTCCCCTGTGTGAGCTTGGGGCGGGTTCGGAGGTTCGGATCGTGCAGGTTGCCGAGGACGACGAGGCGATGCTCGCATACCTGGGGTCGATGGGGATGTTCCCCGGAACGACCGTGTGTGTACGTGAGGTCGCCCCGTTCAAGGGCCCGCTGCTCGTGGATGTAGGTGGGTCGTCATACGCGCTTGGGCGCGAGGTCGCGGACCGCATCCTGGTGCAGTCGATCGGCGTGAAGTGA
- the mnmA gene encoding tRNA 2-thiouridine(34) synthase MnmA, with protein MARVFVAMSGGVDSSVAAALLHGAGHDVTGITMQLLPQGDAPGECCGTDAVLSARRVAGVLGIPHYTWDLREAFEREVVSAFAREYASGRTPNPCIRCNDLIKFGVLLDKATAAGADLLATGHYARVVPGDSGMPRLARGVDRAKDQSYFLYRLTQDQLGRVVFPLGDFEKSRVKEIAATHGLPSASRAESQEVCFCAPGEHVPLIVGRFPEAGEPGDIMDAEGNVLGMHRGLAHYTVGQRKRLGIAGAEPLYVTALRAAENQVVVGPASDLAATRVIAAEAVWRSDSPEAEVDVQTRYRMVPVRARVRSAGDTLDIELSEPIAGVAPGQAVVCYEGDTVVGGGVVEAAE; from the coding sequence ATGGCACGAGTCTTCGTGGCGATGAGCGGCGGCGTTGACTCGTCGGTCGCTGCCGCACTTCTGCACGGGGCCGGGCACGACGTCACCGGCATCACGATGCAGCTCCTGCCCCAGGGCGACGCACCGGGCGAATGCTGCGGGACGGATGCAGTCCTCTCCGCACGCCGCGTGGCCGGCGTCCTTGGTATACCGCACTACACGTGGGACCTTCGCGAAGCGTTCGAGCGAGAAGTCGTCTCCGCCTTTGCCCGGGAGTACGCCTCCGGACGTACGCCGAATCCGTGTATCCGCTGCAACGATCTCATCAAGTTCGGTGTGCTCCTGGACAAGGCGACCGCGGCCGGTGCCGACCTTCTCGCGACCGGACACTACGCGCGTGTCGTCCCGGGCGATTCGGGGATGCCCCGACTGGCCAGGGGTGTGGACCGTGCCAAGGACCAGTCGTACTTCCTGTACAGACTGACCCAGGACCAGCTCGGGCGGGTCGTCTTCCCGCTGGGCGACTTCGAGAAGTCGCGAGTGAAGGAGATCGCCGCCACCCACGGCCTCCCCTCCGCCTCCCGTGCAGAGAGCCAGGAAGTATGCTTCTGCGCGCCCGGAGAGCACGTGCCACTGATCGTAGGACGATTCCCGGAGGCGGGCGAACCCGGAGACATCATGGATGCGGAGGGGAATGTCCTTGGCATGCATCGTGGGCTTGCACACTACACCGTCGGGCAGCGCAAGAGACTAGGCATCGCCGGAGCCGAGCCGCTGTATGTGACCGCACTGCGCGCGGCCGAGAACCAGGTAGTCGTTGGCCCCGCGTCTGACCTGGCGGCAACGCGCGTGATTGCCGCGGAAGCGGTCTGGCGATCCGACTCTCCCGAGGCGGAAGTCGACGTTCAGACTCGCTACCGTATGGTGCCGGTTCGGGCGCGCGTACGCAGCGCAGGAGACACGCTGGACATCGAGCTGTCGGAGCCGATTGCCGGTGTGGCACCGGGTCAGGCTGTCGTATGCTACGAAGGAGACACTGTCGTAGGTGGAGGGGTGGTCGAAGCGGCCGAATGA
- a CDS encoding ribonuclease HI family protein produces MTGGRCVLRTDGGARGNPGPAGAGFVLADANGARICGGGRFLGETTNNIAEYEALLWGLRSARARGCEMLTVYSDSELVVKQLNGQYRVKHPNMQPLYAKACSLLAQFRDVKVVHVRREENAEADALANQAMDARETVGDADDPCVDVQATLFD; encoded by the coding sequence GTGACCGGCGGTCGTTGCGTTCTTCGCACCGACGGAGGTGCGCGAGGAAACCCCGGGCCAGCGGGCGCCGGCTTCGTGCTCGCCGACGCGAACGGTGCACGCATCTGCGGTGGCGGGCGCTTCCTTGGCGAGACGACGAACAACATCGCCGAGTATGAGGCGCTGCTTTGGGGGCTTCGGAGTGCGCGTGCGCGGGGATGCGAGATGCTCACCGTGTACTCGGACAGCGAACTGGTAGTCAAGCAGCTCAACGGCCAGTATCGGGTCAAACACCCGAACATGCAGCCGCTCTACGCCAAGGCGTGCTCGCTCCTGGCCCAGTTCCGCGATGTGAAGGTCGTGCACGTACGTCGTGAGGAGAACGCCGAAGCTGACGCGTTGGCCAACCAGGCGATGGATGCGCGCGAGACCGTTGGAGACGCGGACGATCCTTGCGTCGACGTTCAGGCGACCCTGTTCGACTAG